TTTCATAGATTCTCTAACCTTAATTCCCTTGACCTCTATTTCTGCGACCATGATCTCAGCCCTGAACTCAATGCAGACATTGCTTTCGCTCTCCGTGACAAAACAACATTGAagtctttatttatttttgaaattgagCTGAAGGATGCAAGCTATGTTTCATCACATTACATTGATTCTTTCGTGAGTTTGAAGGGTTTGAATTCTCTCAGGTTCTCGGATTCGCAAATATCTGATGATTTGCTTTACTCTATTGCAAGAGAAGGTCTTCCTTTGAAGACTTTTGTTCTTGAACATTGTATCGACTATAGTTACCCTGGAATTTATGGTTTATTATCTAAGTGTCACAGGATACAACATTTGGGTCTTCAAGGTGTTCATTTTCTTAATAATCATCATATTTCCGAGTTGTCTTTGCTTCTACCTGGTATGATATCTATAAACCTTAGTGAATGTTCCAAACTCACAGAATCATCTTTGTTTGCACTCATTATGAACTGTCACTCACTTGAGGAGATCAAAATAGAATTCTTATATATTAAGAGTGAGATTGTAGAAAATGCACATGCTTTTAGAGATTTTGATGTCAACCCTCGATTAAAGTTTCTACATTTTGCTGGCAATTCATTTATAAACGATGAGATCATCATATTGCTTGCTTCCATTTTCCCCAATTTACAGCTTCTTGATTTGAGTTATTGTTGTAACATATCTGAAAAAAGTATTTGTCAAGTTTTAAGTAGGTGTTGTAAGGTTAGACATCTGCACTTGACCAATTGTGTAGAAGTGAGacgaattaaaataaattttgtagCTCTTCAATTAGAGGTGTTGAATTTGTCTGGCACAAGTGTTAATGATGAAACACTCTATGAGATCTCAAAGAGTTGTTGTGGGCTTTTGCAACTATTACTCATAAGTTGTAAATATGTCACAGAAAAGGGAGTGATGCGCGTGGTTCAAAAATGCAGACAACTCAAGAAGATCTATTTGAAATGTTGTGATAAAGTGAATGTTGATGCGGTTATCTCAATTATTTCATCAAATCCATCATTAGAAATAGATAATTGCTCCAGCTAATTTGCTGAAGTTCGGCGAAAATTTTGAACAAAAATAAGGACACAACTAATGGAATTATGATTCGAAATGTTTGAAACAGTGTATTGATGAAGTTATAAGGTGCTTGCTAAAATTGATTTGGAATAGGGCTGGCTGAGCACAATTAGTGCTACATTtttttggtttcctttacatttgGTTCCATTATACTGTTTAATTTTATATCAGTGCTACATTtttttggtttcctttacatttgGTTCCATTATACTGTTTAATTTTATATCCATGCATCTTGTGTAATGTTTATGTTGGGCCTATTCACAATGTTGTTTTGGCCTGCTTCATGCTGTTCACACTTCCATTTCGGTCTATTACGGACTGTCTTAGAGCAGTTTTGGCCTTCTGCGGGCATCCTGCAGGTCACCTGTTGATAATATGTATTTTATCTTTATCACTGTTAACGTGGTTTTCAAGCCCAATCATATGGGATAATTCAAAAATGGTTTTATGTCCTTTACATCACAATTGATATAAAGACATTTAGAATATGATGTAATAGAGAACAAAAAGATTGAGTGATTATACAATTAATTGTATACAATACTGTGAAAATATAACGTGACAAGTTTTAGTGTTACCGATCTCACATGTTTGTCATGCTAACTTCGACTTCATGTTAGTCTTTGAGAAACAATGGTGCTTATTGGTTGAATTTACACAATTTCCTTTTTAACCTTTAACGTAATATTTCTATATGGTAAATTGTCATGAAATTGGCATAATCAGAATATTTCTTTTAACACATTAAATTGGCATGTGACTTTAGTTAATAGGATTTGCCTAAGCCTTAACATCCAATAAAAACTAAATAACTAGTCATTAACTTATACCAATATGATCCAAATCAATTGacaaaattaacattaaaattaaataacaataatGCAAATGAAAAGAGTAAATTCAACACTAATAACAATAATTAGAGCTATTGAATGTTTGAAATAAATTTATGGATGAGAggtaaatttttaaattatgaaagtttcatattttaaaatgaaatttgagTGAGGAGATGATATTtcaactttgaatttttttcactCCTTAAAAAAATGTGTAAATAAAACAAGTACAACTCCGATTCAAACAAATTCActgattaattgatttaaatggTGAATCAGTTGGATGACACCGATTTTCTTCAAATCAATTGCATATTTAGTCTTTTAACATTTTAGCCCATCCTACACTCTGATTTAGGGTATGTCGGGTTgggttttaaatttatttttagacCATCATTGCTAATCACTTCTACATATTTAGTATTTCTCATTGCACTCTTACTCGGTGGGGTATACATCTGAAAATTCCAAAATATCTttgggtgaattcggagatacatctctaaacacacaaaatctcatttttttccaaaacttagttcggagatgcatctccgaattaacctcaaaaagattcagagatgtatctccaaatTTTTCGTATATAGTTCATTTTGTTATTTGAACCTATTTACTACGCATTTCCATTGAAATTGACACCGTTGTCGAGGACTCTCTGTCGATTTAAATCAATATTAGAGTCATAGGAATTGTATCCTCGTGTTTTGGCCTTTGCGTTCCCGCATTTCTGGACTTTACGCGATCTAAcataaaaaaactcaattttttgaaaaattgactCTAAATCAAAATTTTAGAGTGCCAATTCATAAGAAAAGTTGCAGGGACATTTAAAACCCTAAATTCCTtggttttctattttatttgatttattttccatttcatattttcaagaaaataagaaaaatttatagacacttaatttgatttttaattatattttcaagttttttataattttatttttatcgttttctatttttcaattatttttctcAATAGGAAAATTGTTGATATTTACATATTTGTTCTATTACTGCTGTATGGATACTAGGTGTGCGTATCCAGATACATCAAATTAATACTAAGTTTAAAGAAAAAACACAACAGAAAacttttcggatatgcatatccgaaaatacattttttttttgtaaaaaataaggtttattcggagatgcatatccaaaaatatccctttttattaaagaaaaaggtttattcggatatgcatattcgaaattaaatatttataaaaaaaggtGCGTTCTATTTCTTAATAATatgtaatcaatttttttataaaatgatgtgtagtttttttttttgttagaataataatggaaatgtgagtaagtggggaaatagtcccacattgaataggaatgtggtgacttgacatctataagtgggagaacccactcacctatcaccttaaggttttaggtggataagTGATGTGTATCTCAAAAAGATGCCTAGTCCAACACTATTATTAATGTTCTCTAATAAAAAACTCCCccaacaaatggtatcatgagccATTGGTTCGCAAAAGGGACCAACTTAGTATTGGAATGCCCATGAAAGAGGTGTCTCGTTGAAATGCCGAGGAAGAGGTGAAAAGTGTCAACGGCGGTACAAGTGAGGGGGGCATTGTGGACTCACAGTTGAGGAggagtgttagaataataatgtaAGTGTGAGTAAGTGGGAAAATAATCCCACATTTGATAAGAATGTGTTGACTTtaacatttataagtgggagaacccactcacctatcaccttaacgttttgggtgaataagtggtgtgtctcccacaaagATGTCTAGTCCTACTCAATGTATCAATGCTCATTAGTGAAAAACTCCCCCAACAAATgatatcatgagcctttggttcgagaaaagGACCGACTCGCTTGTATAAAAAAATCAGGAAGTGGTGTCCCGATGCAAGATGTCAACGGCATTACAAgtttgagggggagcattgtggactcacacttgagggggagactCATATCCAAAATTTTGACCCTCTTAAGATGTCACATCATATGGAATCTCAAATACTTCAGTCAACTCAAAGTAGAGACTCATAGTAGGTTGataagtggttttcacacatatatttaccattgtttttaagtatctttaagttatgttatttagtgttttatttcattattcatcattttatgcgttggttgtatgttttaatgttttcagactcatatggagaaatcggagtaaatcagtgcaaaactcagagtttcgaaggaagttcagaagcatgtttcaggaggcctgacacgggtggtcgtgttgctcaacactggccgtgtcaggaagagagctggAACGAAGCTTGGAAAGAATGAAAaatagtggtgcaacacgggtacccgtgttgctcaacacgacccgtgttgctaagcctgggacttagaacatgaaaaataaatgacagagggccaacacgggtgcccgtgttgctcaacacggccggtgttgggtgatgacgctgatttcagtgatttttcctattttgttcagtggttggcctgcaagggtgtttttgggatttccaaccaacttaagtgagactgcactatttaggagggttttcaagatggattagggatctttttgccacacaaagaattggaggattgagaggagaagcctatgcaattggagaaaaaaagagaactctcatgagcggaagcaattgaagatcaaagttcatcatttctattgtaatgtctttatttgatatctttgtaatttctgtggatgatatgagtagGTTAACcctccaatgctagggggtgtccctgattaacatttgtgatgattttgaattccgaatttcaataacatatttctctttcacgtTGAATttaatgatataaggtttttaatgttttcctcgtcggaccaactggattgatttatgactgacaattaggattgacctccattgttagggtttttataccattatactatagtagatatcacctaggactagggataccctatagtaaccagaACATTCTTGATAATAATAATGCTTGAATTCATATCTAATAtcaaaggactttgggattaggattgaaagttcaaaggttttcccactaaggacttaggagaaaacacccttaagaactggtaattgataagttgaattttgttatgaaacaagagttcagaattgttacatgttaatgcacacacctaccctggcagatTACTCATCTTTGGCCAAATacatcttttacttttattttcaattttaatctCCAAAccaaaaaccccaaggctttttgtttaattgaattcctactaactctataatatcacgcagtccttgagattgatattcggggaattttccctttattactatagaggcaagtgtactattttggtttgctttactattttgttatgagACAAGTTTGAAGGGTATGAATTTTCTTAAGTTCTCGGATTCGCAAATATCGGATGATTTGCTTTACTCTATTGCAAGAGAAGGTCTTCCTTTGAAGACTTTTGTTCTTGAATATTGTATCGACTATAGTTACCCTGGAATTTATTGTTTATTATATAAGTGTCATTGGATACAACGTTTGGGTCTTCAAGGTGTTCATTTTCTAAATAATCATCATATTTCTAAGTTGTCTTTGCTTCTATCTGGTATGGTATCTATAAACCTTAGTGAATGTTCCAAACTCACCGAATCGTCTTTGTTTGCACTTATTAAGAACTGTCACTCACTTGAGGAGATCAAAATAGAATTCATACATATTAAGAGTGAAAGTGTAGAAAATGCACATGCTTTTAGAGATTTTGATGTCAACCCTCAATTAAAGTTTCTACATTTTGCTGACAATTCATTTATAAACGATGATGAGGCTAGTTATCAAAATTTGTTCGGTGGTTGAATAAACCATTCATCAAATTTTAACGGTCAAAAATTCACTTTTGGAAAAGTAGAAAAGtagtaaaacaaattattttaataaaaatagttattttttatataaaaaaaatcttcatTATTTTTTAAAGCCATGAGATGATAATTGTTAGCAAGAAATTGCTCGTTTGAAGAAATCAATTGAACGAGTGACAAATGAACAACAGAAAAACAGTAGAGGGAAGCAAGTTGAACGAGAATGTAGTTAGAAGCGAAAACGGATCGAAAAAGAACTTGATCATgctgaaaaagaaaaatatttttgatttagaAGACCAAAGGATTTTGGAGAGTCCAGCAagtaaaagaagaagaaaaacaagaaagaaaaaagaaagtagTGATGATGAGACAGATTATCAAAATTTGTTCGCTGGTAGTAGAGACCACTCGTCGGATTTTAGCCATCGAAAAATCACTTTTGGAGAAGCCGAAAAGaggtaaattatttatttattttaataaaaatagttttttttacaaaaaaattaatctttattttttataagcATGAGATGATCAATGTTGAACAAGAAATTGCTCGTTTGAAGAAATCGAATGAAAGAGTCGCAAAGGAAAACAGTAAGGGAAAGAAAGTTGAACGAGATGGTAGTTTAATGCGAAAACAGATCGAAGAAGAACTTGATTATGCTGGAAATGAAAAAGATTCCATATTTAGAAGACCATTAGATTTTGGTGAGCCGGgctagaaaaagaagaagaaaaacaagaaaaataaaaaacaaagtaGTAATGTTGAGGCTGATTATCTAAGTTTGTTCGTTGGTAGAAGAGACCATTTATCGGATTTTAGCGGACGAAAAATCATTTTTGGAGGAGCTGAAAAGaggtaaattatttattttaataaaataataattttttacaaaaaaaatattattgtttattttttatagcCATGAGATGATCAATATTGAACAAAAAATTGCTCGTTTGAAGAAATTGATTGAACGAGTGGCAAAGGAACAAGATTATCTAAGTTTGTTCGTTGGTAGAAGAGACTATTTATCGGATTTTAGCGGACGAAAAATCATTTTTGGAGGAGCTGAAAAGaggtaaattatttattttaataaaataataatttttttacaaaaaaaaatattattctttaGTTTTTATAGCCATGAGATGATCAATATTGAACAAAAAATTGCTCGTTTGAAGAAATTGATTGAACGAGTGACAAAGgaacaagaaaaaaaacaataagGGGGAGGAAGTTGAACGAGATGGTAGTTTGAAGCGAAAACGGATCGAAGAAGAACTTGatcatgttgaaaaagaaaaagaaaaagattctAGATTTAGAAGATAAATGGATTTTGGAGAGTCgaacaagaaaaagaagaagaaaaagaaaaaagaaaacagtgATGATGAGGTTGATTATCAAAATTTGTTCTGTTGTAGAAGATATTATTCATCATATTTTAGGGGTGAAAAATCAATTTTGGAGAAGCAGAAAATAGgtaaattatttatttactttaataAAAATAGTTCTAAAGGTATTCTAGAAGTGGTGGAACTCCTAGGTGTATGATACAAGTAGATTTCCAAAAGACTTATGACATGGTGAACTGGAGAGCCTTGGAAACAATCCTTCATGAAATTGGCATCCCTCCTAAATTCTTGAACTGGATCATGATAACTGTTACCACTGTATCCTATAGATTCAACATCAATGACACTCACTCTAAGATCTTGCAGGCCAGGAGAGGCATAAGGCAAGGGGATCCAATCTCCCCTTACCTTTTTGTCTTTGTCATGGAATATCTTGAAAGAATTATGTTCCAGATGCAGCTTAACTCTAGAGGTGTCAATTTAAAGGGCTAGGGCCTAATATTTAAGGCCCTAAAAATATAAAGGGCCTAAATTTTTAAATGTAAATGAGCCCCAAATTGAATAGGGCCTTAAAATAAAGGCCCTTAAATTTGAAGTAAGGCCTCAAGGCCCAACCTTTTTCACAATAATTTTCACcaaaaattaactttttaatttttcattaaaaaattatttttttatttttaataaataattttttttttttttaaactgattttttttcacaaaatttaaattttctatattttcgaaaaaaatcgtTTTTTACCGGAAAATCGACTTGTATTTTCGTAAAAAAATCGGGATTTTg
Above is a window of Vicia villosa cultivar HV-30 ecotype Madison, WI unplaced genomic scaffold, Vvil1.0 ctg.000790F_1_1, whole genome shotgun sequence DNA encoding:
- the LOC131631198 gene encoding uncharacterized protein LOC131631198; protein product: MNSLFLLAMMKMTKKKKRSSRPLSPSVLAMKKKKNRYFVKSSQQPQQQESLESEFYLPDDCWEHVFSFLINPVDETEDKNKLYFNSLSLVSKRFLSIANRIIFSLTLFYPRLCYLPCFFHRFSNLNSLDLYFCDHDLSPELNADIAFALRDKTTLKSLFIFEIELKDASYVSSHYIDSFVSLKGLNSLRFSDSQISDDLLYSIAREGLPLKTFVLEHCIDYSYPGIYGLLSKCHRIQHLGLQGVHFLNNHHISELSLLLPGMISINLSECSKLTESSLFALIMNCHSLEEIKIEFLYIKSEIVENAHAFRDFDVNPRLKFLHFAGNSFINDEIIILLASIFPNLQLLDLSYCCNISEKSICQVLSRCCKVRHLHLTNCVEVRRIKINFVALQLEVLNLSGTSVNDETLYEISKSCCGLLQLLLISCKYVTEKGVMRVVQKCRQLKKIYLKCCDKVNVDAVISIISSNPSLEIDNCSS